A genomic window from Sphingobacterium spiritivorum includes:
- a CDS encoding antibiotic biosynthesis monooxygenase family protein: MILELAILNVKPGLSDQFEIDFQTAGQYISSIEGYIKHTLKKCVEIENQYILLVEWVTVEAHEIGFRQSPQYLKWKELLHDYYDPFPQVLHYEDVIDTVKM; the protein is encoded by the coding sequence ATGATCCTAGAACTCGCTATATTAAATGTAAAACCAGGTCTGTCTGATCAGTTCGAAATTGATTTTCAAACTGCAGGTCAATATATTTCTTCAATTGAAGGTTATATCAAACATACATTGAAAAAATGTGTAGAAATTGAAAATCAATATATTCTTTTAGTGGAATGGGTCACGGTTGAAGCGCACGAAATTGGATTTAGACAGTCTCCTCAATATTTGAAGTGGAAGGAATTGCTGCATGATTATTACGATCCGTTTCCGCAAGTTCTGCATTATGAAGACGTGATTGACACAGTTAAAATGTAA
- a CDS encoding outer membrane beta-barrel family protein, with translation MHHRILSFLIFLFLLINTSYAQISSVTVSGTIRAQASKEHLPYVTITLSTASDNKFVSGTVSDEQGRFTLSHIKPGNYQLSISLVGYKNQQQNLYVGSLSEYLDVANINLESDEHMLDEVTVTGQQSGISQKMDKKTFTVADNLSQTGGSILQALQNVPGVSTQEGKVQLRGSDKVAILIDGKQTAMTGFGSQTGLDNIPASAIERIEIINNPSSRYDANGNAGIINIIMKKEKKEGLNGKIGLTTGAGALWVRQANLPTIRPQYTFTPKINPSLFLNYRKNKVNAFLSVDNLYTHTLNKNEFVDRVYDDGTTIRQQTKRNRNTNYFTSRMGLDWTINEQNTLTVSGLFGSEKIIDRGDEPFFNADLSERLRLWQFLEDELKTTVMATANYQHKFKEAGHTLNVGLNYTFHREDEKYFFDNIMPDYTGKDAFKLISDEQVMDLNIDYVRPLKYGRIEGGLKFRHRRIPTDMLLIPGLHSPLDSNAGGWATYREIIPAAYGNYIFENEKIEAEIGLRMEYVDLKYDVNPLHPTYKSDGYNYTQPFPNIRLAYKINPQNKFSLFYNRRVDRPNEVDIRIFPKYDDAEIIKVGNPALRPQFTNSFELGYRSDWTKGYIYTALYHRFADGTISRISTTVPGSNLIYAIFQNAGRSYNSGLEAMFHQKFSDTYTLDINGNMYRNQINAFTVENLYPVTHSFHADEQRMFSGTLKINNNFQFPKGLDAQLTAIYLAPDIIPQGKIQSRFSIDLGLKKAVQKGKGELFLNASDLLNTMVIKKTIEGNTFYYTSKDYYETQVVRLGYSYKF, from the coding sequence ATGCATCATAGAATCCTTTCTTTCTTAATTTTTCTATTTCTACTGATAAATACCAGCTACGCGCAGATAAGTTCGGTAACTGTATCAGGAACAATAAGAGCACAGGCCAGCAAAGAACACTTACCTTATGTAACTATAACCCTTAGCACTGCATCTGACAACAAGTTTGTATCAGGAACTGTTTCCGATGAACAGGGACGTTTCACCTTATCTCATATTAAACCCGGTAATTACCAGTTGTCGATTTCACTTGTCGGATATAAAAATCAGCAACAAAATCTATATGTGGGCAGCCTTTCCGAATATCTGGATGTAGCAAATATTAATCTGGAATCCGATGAACACATGTTGGACGAAGTAACAGTAACCGGCCAACAGTCGGGAATAAGTCAGAAGATGGATAAAAAAACATTTACAGTTGCCGATAACCTGAGTCAGACCGGAGGATCCATATTACAGGCATTGCAAAATGTGCCGGGAGTAAGTACTCAGGAGGGAAAAGTACAGCTCAGAGGCAGTGACAAAGTTGCTATTCTTATTGATGGCAAGCAGACCGCTATGACCGGATTTGGCAGCCAGACAGGACTGGATAATATTCCGGCATCAGCTATTGAACGTATTGAAATCATCAATAATCCTTCGTCCAGATATGATGCAAATGGAAATGCAGGTATTATCAATATTATTATGAAAAAAGAGAAGAAAGAAGGATTAAATGGTAAGATTGGATTAACTACAGGTGCCGGAGCATTGTGGGTGCGTCAGGCCAATTTGCCGACCATCCGGCCACAGTATACGTTTACGCCAAAGATCAATCCTTCTCTTTTCCTTAACTATCGCAAGAATAAAGTCAATGCCTTTTTATCTGTAGATAATCTCTACACACATACGTTAAATAAAAATGAATTTGTAGACCGTGTATACGATGACGGTACAACAATCCGTCAACAAACCAAACGTAACAGGAATACAAACTACTTTACCTCAAGAATGGGACTGGATTGGACCATAAACGAGCAGAATACACTGACCGTATCCGGACTTTTCGGCAGTGAAAAGATAATAGATCGTGGTGATGAACCCTTTTTTAATGCGGATCTTTCTGAGCGGCTCAGACTGTGGCAATTTTTAGAAGACGAACTCAAAACGACTGTAATGGCTACAGCTAATTATCAGCACAAGTTTAAGGAAGCCGGACATACACTAAATGTCGGGCTGAACTATACCTTCCACCGTGAAGATGAAAAATACTTCTTTGACAATATCATGCCTGATTATACAGGTAAAGATGCTTTCAAACTGATATCTGATGAGCAGGTAATGGATCTGAATATTGACTATGTAAGACCTCTTAAATACGGGCGAATAGAAGGAGGCTTGAAATTCAGGCACAGGCGCATTCCTACCGATATGCTCCTTATCCCGGGACTCCATTCCCCATTGGACAGCAATGCCGGTGGTTGGGCTACTTACAGGGAGATAATTCCTGCTGCATATGGAAATTACATCTTTGAAAACGAAAAGATTGAAGCAGAAATTGGTCTTCGAATGGAATATGTAGACCTGAAGTATGATGTAAACCCGCTGCATCCGACATACAAAAGTGACGGATACAATTACACACAACCTTTTCCGAATATCAGACTGGCATACAAGATAAATCCTCAAAACAAATTTTCATTGTTTTACAACAGAAGAGTGGACAGACCTAACGAAGTAGATATACGGATATTTCCCAAATATGATGATGCAGAGATTATCAAGGTTGGTAATCCCGCTTTACGTCCGCAGTTCACCAATTCCTTTGAACTCGGGTACCGCAGTGACTGGACCAAAGGTTACATTTATACAGCCTTATATCATCGCTTCGCTGATGGTACCATTTCACGTATATCGACTACTGTACCGGGAAGCAATCTGATTTACGCCATTTTTCAGAATGCAGGCAGAAGCTATAACTCCGGATTGGAAGCTATGTTTCATCAAAAATTTTCTGACACTTATACCTTAGATATCAATGGTAATATGTACCGCAATCAGATCAATGCCTTTACTGTCGAAAACCTTTACCCTGTTACACACAGTTTTCATGCAGACGAACAACGTATGTTTTCGGGAACGCTGAAGATTAATAATAATTTTCAATTCCCAAAAGGACTTGATGCACAATTAACAGCGATCTACCTTGCACCAGATATTATTCCGCAAGGAAAAATACAAAGCCGGTTTTCCATCGATTTAGGTCTCAAAAAAGCTGTTCAAAAGGGCAAAGGAGAACTCTTTCTTAATGCAAGTGATCTGTTAAATACGATGGTTATTAAAAAGACGATCGAGGGTAATACTTTTTATTATACCAGTAAAGATTATTATGAAACTCAGGTCGTACGATTGGGATACAGCTATAAGTTCTAG
- a CDS encoding SIR2 family protein, translated as MAIFFHKGKENILESKNDQETEQVELNKIQDSFLKVLDNKNLSFLLGSGCSSYEIEVTDEKQIATDNVDVPTSEEVTEELETKDADIENPLKKEKTQIGIPVMAPMAIEFYNADNFEDEKKWLKDELSIDVETEIFAKNLEVFLSTLHSLSFYQSNILSKEEKEQALKNVRDGKAFNELTHFEKIESIVWKARNFLLQKCLNEDNTKSDKENPSNDLPLIELYKQFYRKLLTRNPTLPRLNIFTTNYDLYSERAMDLLGIHYVNGFTGGISKFFNPAIFNYALAEKMDLSQSKWSVIDNFFYLYKIHGSVNWIEEEGGTKLFKVREIQDPTFEVLKDKDTIMIHPTPLKYNASLGSPYSDLFREFQKKLMQNNNILVTIGYSFSDEHINNLIFQAFTIPSFRLIVIGEPNDWNAIGKLQKLNDSRIWIIGGNDDSDTPLHYFERFVEEIMPDLTAEDLDKKMETTINNLKDLLK; from the coding sequence ATGGCAATATTTTTTCACAAAGGAAAGGAGAACATTCTTGAATCAAAAAATGACCAAGAAACAGAACAAGTTGAATTAAACAAAATTCAAGATTCTTTTTTAAAAGTTCTTGATAATAAAAACCTTTCATTTCTTTTAGGGAGTGGATGCTCTTCTTATGAAATCGAAGTAACTGATGAAAAACAAATAGCAACAGACAACGTTGATGTTCCGACAAGCGAAGAAGTAACTGAAGAGCTTGAAACAAAAGATGCCGACATAGAAAACCCGTTAAAAAAAGAGAAAACTCAAATCGGCATTCCTGTTATGGCTCCAATGGCTATTGAGTTCTATAATGCGGACAATTTTGAAGATGAAAAAAAGTGGTTAAAGGATGAACTGAGCATTGATGTAGAAACAGAAATCTTTGCGAAAAACCTTGAAGTATTTTTATCAACATTACACAGCCTATCGTTTTATCAATCAAATATTCTCAGCAAAGAAGAGAAAGAACAGGCATTAAAAAATGTAAGAGATGGTAAAGCATTCAATGAGTTAACACATTTTGAGAAAATAGAATCTATTGTTTGGAAAGCCCGAAATTTCCTGTTACAAAAATGTCTTAATGAAGATAATACAAAAAGTGATAAAGAAAATCCGAGCAATGACTTGCCTTTGATTGAACTTTATAAGCAGTTTTACAGAAAGCTATTGACACGAAACCCAACCTTACCACGCCTAAATATCTTTACAACAAATTATGATCTGTATTCGGAGCGTGCAATGGATTTATTGGGAATACACTATGTGAATGGTTTCACAGGAGGGATAAGCAAATTTTTCAACCCAGCGATTTTCAATTATGCCCTTGCGGAAAAAATGGATTTGTCACAATCCAAATGGAGTGTAATTGACAACTTCTTTTATTTGTATAAAATTCATGGTTCAGTCAATTGGATTGAAGAAGAAGGAGGAACGAAGCTCTTTAAAGTAAGGGAAATACAAGATCCAACGTTCGAGGTATTAAAGGATAAGGACACTATCATGATTCATCCTACACCTTTGAAATACAATGCAAGTCTGGGAAGTCCTTATTCTGATTTGTTTCGGGAGTTTCAGAAGAAACTAATGCAGAATAATAATATCCTTGTAACAATAGGATACAGTTTTAGTGACGAGCATATAAATAACTTGATTTTTCAAGCCTTTACCATTCCATCATTTAGGTTGATTGTCATTGGAGAGCCAAACGATTGGAATGCAATTGGAAAATTGCAAAAATTAAACGATTCAAGAATTTGGATAATTGGTGGAAATGATGATTCAGACACGCCTTTACATTATTTTGAAAGATTTGTTGAAGAAATAATGCCTGACCTGACGGCAGAAGATTTGGATAAGAAAATGGAAACAACAATAAATAACCTAAAAGACTTGCTAAAATGA
- a CDS encoding ATP-binding protein has translation MTKEDKQRVIGKVVAINSDRFSVELLSGLDNFNVSGFDDIHYFAQLNSYVIVPYQNYYIVAEVAGVREKDLNVPFSNPTDQILSKIQAGKFLEVLPIGTIKTNKENESNFDFGVSVYPTLYSDVLYIKEQELDTIFKTNKIKEKSCQNNEGCKNGNCQCKEKYTSLPIGKSTIFPDYAVKIDIDKFFGSHSAVLGNTGSGKSCTIASMLQTLYKFDEYSATGSTFIFFDVNGEYRQAFEHVGEGNTNIEVKNFAIDEVEEKDSIIQSFILPHWFLDIDEWALLLKASEKSQLPILRNALALAVLFQSGATNTVKNHILASCITQILRDETSSPSKKDRIKSILQKFYTTEINLSINFNGATFHNGIKTVNCTIENCLFIHFGEMKGIQHLFDYLEQRTDEGDYMFLSSNFYLPSYQSNQDFDFKLLEDALDLAILYEEAHGNRQIRDYCSSLITRFKSIKERDDFNFLTENKTNIEQHAYLNQFLGLEEKTKKSQVIIIDLNSANDETVEVISCVLSRLIFEKLKVAKYRNTFPVNLVLEEAHRYISTDSGKVFGDANRIFERIAKEGRKYGMFLLVSSQRPSELSRTVLSQCSNFIVHRIQNPEDLSHIRQITPHISETILKRLPSIPTQHALIFGHAVNLPTTFKVNEANPKPKSDNNEISRNWFREKDFDVYLDGEDLKKLNNEDKKDSVPSTVEADDDKTKTSKPIAGDMLKTLQNKFGQP, from the coding sequence ATGACAAAGGAAGATAAGCAAAGGGTTATTGGTAAAGTTGTAGCCATTAATTCCGACCGATTTTCGGTTGAATTATTAAGCGGTCTTGACAATTTCAACGTGAGCGGATTTGATGATATTCATTATTTTGCTCAATTGAACAGCTATGTAATTGTTCCATACCAAAATTACTATATTGTTGCAGAAGTTGCTGGTGTTAGAGAAAAAGACCTGAATGTTCCTTTTTCTAACCCTACCGACCAGATTTTAAGCAAAATCCAAGCGGGAAAGTTTTTGGAGGTTTTGCCTATTGGTACAATCAAAACAAACAAAGAGAATGAATCTAATTTTGATTTCGGAGTAAGTGTATACCCTACTTTATATTCTGATGTGCTTTATATTAAAGAGCAGGAATTAGATACGATTTTCAAAACGAACAAGATAAAAGAAAAAAGTTGTCAGAATAATGAGGGATGTAAAAATGGAAATTGTCAATGTAAAGAAAAATACACTTCTCTACCTATCGGAAAATCAACTATTTTCCCTGACTATGCTGTAAAAATAGATATTGACAAGTTTTTTGGTAGTCATTCAGCAGTTCTTGGAAATACAGGGAGTGGAAAATCCTGTACCATAGCTTCTATGTTACAAACTCTATACAAGTTTGATGAATACAGTGCCACAGGAAGTACATTTATATTCTTCGATGTAAATGGAGAATACAGACAAGCTTTTGAGCATGTTGGAGAGGGGAATACTAATATTGAAGTCAAAAACTTTGCTATCGATGAAGTTGAGGAAAAGGATAGCATAATTCAAAGTTTTATTCTGCCACATTGGTTTTTGGATATCGATGAATGGGCATTATTACTAAAAGCAAGTGAAAAATCGCAATTGCCTATTTTAAGAAATGCTTTAGCTCTTGCTGTTTTGTTTCAGTCGGGAGCGACCAACACTGTCAAAAATCATATACTGGCCTCTTGTATTACTCAAATATTAAGGGATGAAACAAGCAGTCCTTCGAAAAAGGACAGAATCAAATCAATATTGCAAAAATTCTACACGACTGAAATTAATTTGTCAATTAATTTTAATGGCGCTACTTTTCACAATGGAATTAAGACTGTAAATTGTACAATTGAGAATTGTCTTTTCATTCATTTCGGGGAAATGAAAGGTATTCAGCATTTGTTTGATTATCTGGAACAAAGAACTGACGAGGGCGACTATATGTTCTTATCCTCCAACTTTTATCTTCCTTCTTATCAATCTAATCAGGACTTTGATTTCAAATTATTAGAAGATGCGTTAGACCTCGCTATACTCTATGAAGAGGCACACGGAAATAGACAAATCAGAGATTATTGCTCATCATTAATTACCAGATTTAAAAGTATAAAGGAGAGAGATGACTTTAATTTCTTGACAGAAAACAAAACTAATATTGAACAACATGCTTACTTGAACCAATTTTTAGGTCTTGAAGAAAAAACTAAAAAATCACAAGTAATAATTATTGACCTAAACTCAGCCAATGATGAAACTGTTGAAGTAATTTCTTGTGTTCTTTCAAGATTAATTTTTGAAAAATTAAAAGTTGCAAAATATCGAAATACATTTCCCGTAAATCTTGTATTGGAAGAAGCTCATAGATATATCTCAACTGATTCAGGTAAAGTATTTGGTGATGCTAACAGGATATTTGAACGCATTGCCAAAGAGGGGCGAAAATATGGTATGTTCTTGCTTGTTTCTTCGCAAAGACCAAGTGAACTTTCGAGAACTGTTTTATCTCAGTGTAGTAATTTTATTGTGCACAGAATTCAAAATCCAGAAGATTTATCTCACATAAGGCAAATAACACCTCATATTTCAGAAACCATATTAAAAAGACTACCATCAATACCGACACAACACGCCTTAATATTTGGTCACGCTGTAAACTTACCAACAACATTTAAGGTAAATGAAGCTAATCCAAAACCGAAAAGTGACAATAACGAAATAAGTAGAAATTGGTTTAGAGAAAAAGACTTTGACGTTTATTTAGACGGTGAAGACCTGAAAAAATTAAACAATGAAGATAAGAAAGACTCGGTACCATCAACAGTAGAAGCTGACGATGATAAAACCAAAACGTCAAAACCTATTGCAGGTGATATGTTGAAAACCTTGCAAAATAAATTCGGACAACCATAA